From the genome of Naumannella halotolerans, one region includes:
- a CDS encoding WhiB family transcriptional regulator, with protein sequence MTARLDEVRTQALPCHLVDPEVFFAESPNDVEFAKSLCTDCPLRTQCLAGASERAEAAGVWGGELFVNGVIVSRKRGRGRPRKNPAPVQPVVRREVAPNPLRVPTRVGTRAA encoded by the coding sequence ATGACTGCCAGGCTGGACGAGGTACGAACACAGGCATTGCCGTGTCACCTTGTTGATCCGGAGGTCTTCTTCGCCGAGTCACCCAACGACGTCGAGTTCGCCAAGTCCCTGTGCACCGACTGCCCACTGCGGACCCAGTGCCTGGCCGGAGCGTCGGAGCGTGCCGAGGCGGCCGGTGTCTGGGGTGGCGAACTGTTCGTCAACGGTGTGATCGTCTCCCGCAAGCGGGGACGTGGACGGCCACGGAAGAACCCGGCACCGGTGCAACCGGTGGTGCGCCGCGAGGTGGCACCGAATCCGCTGCGGGTGCCGACCAGGGTCGGTACGCGGGCAGCCTGA